One Odontesthes bonariensis isolate fOdoBon6 chromosome 17, fOdoBon6.hap1, whole genome shotgun sequence genomic window carries:
- the pgfb gene encoding placenta growth factor, with the protein MKPSFVIETVLALYLLFSPAQSLPSAIINGTMEVLNFQEVWGRSFCRTIEKLVEVVQEYPTEVEHIYSPSCVPLVRCAGCCGDENLECHPTSTTNVTMQLLKIRPSEPGQEYVEMTFLEHQTCECRIRKPIVKVQRRRQRGRGRKRKERQKTKDCERCQIPRR; encoded by the exons ATGAAACCCAGTTTTGTCATCGAGACTGTGTTGGCGCTTTATCTGCTCTTCTCACCTGCACAG AGTCTACCTTCGGCAATCATAAACGGCACAATGGAAG TGTTGAATTTTCAAGAAGTGTGGGGTCGCAGCTTTTGCCGGACCATTGAGAAGCTGGTGGAGGTGGTGCAGGAATATCCGACAGAGGTGGAGCACATCTACAGCCCCTCCTGTGTGCCCCTAGTGAGGTGTGCTGGCTGCTGTGGGGATGAGAACCTGGAGTGCCATCCCACCAGCACCACAAATGTCACCATGCAG CTGTTGAAAATCAGGCCTTCAGAGCCAGGTCAAGAATATGTTGAGATGACGTTTCTGGAGCATCAGACATGTGAATGTAG AATCAGGAAACCTATTGTGAAGGTTCAAAG GAGAAggcaaagaggaagaggaagaaagagaaaggagagacaaaaaacaaaagactgtgAAAG GTGCCAGATCCCTCGCAGGTAA